In Novipirellula caenicola, the genomic stretch TCTCTTGTTCTGTCTGCTGACGGTGCGACTTGGATGGGCGAAAATGCCGCACGGATTGAGTTGGCGAATCTTGATTGCCGGCAGCTTCTTGACGGGCATCGGTTTCACGATGGCGTTGTTCATCGACGGATTGGCATTCGGCGAAGAGGGCTTGGATACCGCGAAGACCGGTATCATGGTGGGCTCGGCGATCAGCGCATTGCTCGGCATGACATTTCTGATGTGGACACTTCCCAAACATCACGCTCCTCATACCGCAGAGGAATGACCGCCAAACGAACTGGCGGTTTGTGGGTGGTCACACATGGGTTTTCGCTTTTAGTTCTTCCGCCAAATTTTCGGTGGCAGTGACAAGCTGCTGCAAAATCGCTTGGGCGGAGCTCAAATCGCCTCGTTTGCCTTGATGCTCGAGCGTTTCCGCGGCCTTGACCACATCGATCGCACCAAAGTATCCCGACGCTCCTTTTAACGTGTGCGCGGCCCTGCTGAGTGCGTTTGCGTCGCCGGCATCCATCGCGGCGTGAATCTTGTCAAGCAACTGTTGCGATTCATCCAAATAGACTTTCGCCAATTCGCAAGCCATCTCTTCACTGCCACTGGTTTGGGAAAGCGTGACGGCCCAATCCAGTTGTCCGGCGGCGTTGGTCGCGGGCGAATCCAACGCACATGGTTCCCTTGGCGAAAACGCGGATCCTACCGACGCGATCTCCGCGACCACCTCGGTAGTTGCGTTTGCATCATGCAGCGCCCCGCACGGCGATTGAGCGAGCACACGTTGCAATTGCATTGGATCGAAAGGTTTGGCGATATAGTCGTCCATACCGGCAGCGAGAAACCGTTCGCGATCTCCCTTCATGGCGTTGGCCGTCATCGCAACAATCAATTGGTGCCCGCCCCGTTCCGCTTCCATTTCACGGATCTCTGCCGTCGCTTCGATTCCATTGAGCTCCGGCATTTGGATGTCCATCAAGATCAAATCGAATGTCTCGCGACGAACCGCATCCACGGCCTCGCGACCATTGGACGCCAACACCACCTCGTGCCCCCATTTCGTCAAAAACCCCATCGCGACTTTTTGGTTGACAATCCCATCTTCGGCCAACAACACCTTCCTGGCTTGCATCGCAGTTTGCGACGGATGGGCATCGTCCGCTGTGTCGTCGATTGCCGTGATCCCCAGCACGTCAAGGATCGCGTCAAGCAGCTCGGACGCGATCACTGGCTTTGTCATAAAACGAACGATCCCTACGCGGCGCAAGACCTTTGGCTGCAACCCGCCCACCGATGATGACAACATCACGATCGTATAACGCGAATTCGTCTTGCATTTGGACAACCGCTCGGCGAACTCGAGCCCATCCATTTCCGGCATGTGATAGTCCAGCAAGATCAAGCGAAAGGGCGTCTTCGCTTGCTCGGCGGTATCGATTTGCTGCAACGCGTGGTGTCCATCACGTGCCATTTCGGCATCGAGTCCCCACTGCGAAAGCATCTCTTGCAAGATCCGCCGATTGGTCGAATTGTCGTCCACGACAAGCACCCGAGTGCCCCGCAACCGCGCCAAATCCGCAGGCCGCCGCGGGCTTTGATCCGCTGCAATTTGCAAGTGGATCAGAAAATGAAACGTGGTCCCAACCCCTGGCTTGCTTTCCAACCAAACTCGGCCGCCCATCAATTGAATCAATTTCGTCGAAATCGTCAGCCCCAACCCGGTGCCTCCGAAGCGACGGGTGGTCGACGTATCGACTTGTGAAAACGCTTCAAAAACTTTGTCCTGTTTTTCCTCGGGAATCCCGATCCCGGTGTCTCGCACGCGGAAGTGAAGCACCGCATGATCATCCGTCAATTCCTGCGAATTGACATCCACAACCACTTCGCCCTTCTCGGTGAACTTGATCGCATTGCCCACGAAATTGACGATAATTTGACGCAATCGCCCCGGATCGCCGACCAAGCGGCTAGGAATCGAGGGGTCGATACGGGCGGCGAGTTCCAAGCCTTTTTCATCGGCTTTGAGTGCAAACAACCTCATCGCCTTGCCGACACAATCGCGCAAATCAAAATCGATCTCTTCGAGCTCGAGACGGTCGGCTTCGATCTTAGAGAAATCCAAGATGTCGTTGAGCAACCGCAACAACGAATCGGCGGATTGCCGGATCAAACCAAGGAATTCTTGCTGATC encodes the following:
- a CDS encoding response regulator encodes the protein MGNSQDLEQPELIARFRLASRIASVVVIAISVLVLFGWAMNLEPLRALLPGKVAMNPGGTAIGFLLCGAALWLSYRQSDELSEPSNGSGHIESSHATFIATGLASLVVVMAVVRILGYEFGFDWGPDRWLFPKKLDAYEIPNRMAPNTALNFLLTGLALVFANLPWQRRSLATESLTLAAALVSLLAIVGYAYSSVNLIGIKAYIPMALNTAVGFAVLCIGILCARPSEGLMQIISDRGAGGVMARRLLPAAILIPAVLGGFRWWAQQHGVFDPVMGLSMFVLTNIVVFSILIWWSAASLNRTDAALQQSRIEAEAANRAKSEFLANMSHEIRTPMNGIIGMAELLSDTRLEQDQQEFLGLIRQSADSLLRLLNDILDFSKIEADRLELEEIDFDLRDCVGKAMRLFALKADEKGLELAARIDPSIPSRLVGDPGRLRQIIVNFVGNAIKFTEKGEVVVDVNSQELTDDHAVLHFRVRDTGIGIPEEKQDKVFEAFSQVDTSTTRRFGGTGLGLTISTKLIQLMGGRVWLESKPGVGTTFHFLIHLQIAADQSPRRPADLARLRGTRVLVVDDNSTNRRILQEMLSQWGLDAEMARDGHHALQQIDTAEQAKTPFRLILLDYHMPEMDGLEFAERLSKCKTNSRYTIVMLSSSVGGLQPKVLRRVGIVRFMTKPVIASELLDAILDVLGITAIDDTADDAHPSQTAMQARKVLLAEDGIVNQKVAMGFLTKWGHEVVLASNGREAVDAVRRETFDLILMDIQMPELNGIEATAEIREMEAERGGHQLIVAMTANAMKGDRERFLAAGMDDYIAKPFDPMQLQRVLAQSPCGALHDANATTEVVAEIASVGSAFSPREPCALDSPATNAAGQLDWAVTLSQTSGSEEMACELAKVYLDESQQLLDKIHAAMDAGDANALSRAAHTLKGASGYFGAIDVVKAAETLEHQGKRGDLSSAQAILQQLVTATENLAEELKAKTHV